Part of the Longimicrobium sp. genome is shown below.
GCGCGGCTGCAACCTGCGAAGGCAGGTTTCCCGCGGTTGTTGCAGCGGTTTCAACCGCCGGGCCCCGCACCGCACACCTGTCCCCCCGCTGGTCGCAGGGTTGCAACGGGAACGGCGCTCCACGGTGGCAGGATGATCTACCAAACGGAGGACCCGAGTTGCCGGCTGACACGGATGCGCGGCTCTTTTCGCCGCTGAGGTTGCGAGAGGTGGAATTCAGGAACCGGATCGGCGTGTCGCCGATGTGCCAGTACTCCAGCGAGGACGGGTTCGCGAACGACTGGCACTTCGTGCACCTGGGCGCCTTCGCCACGGGCGGCGCGGGGCTGGTGATGACCGAGGCCAACGCCGTCGTCCCCGAGGGCCGCATCAGCCCGCGCGACCTGGGGATCTGGAAGGACGAGCACGTCCCCGCCCTGCGGCGCATCACCGATTTCATCCACGCCCACGGCTCCATCGCGGGGACGCAGCTCGCGCACGCGGGGCGAAAGAGCAGCACACAGGTGCCGTGGGAGGGGAACGGCGCCGTTGCCGTCGAGGACGGCGGTTGGAACGAGGTGATGGCGCCCAGCGCCGTCCCCTTCACCGAGGGCTATCCGCAGCCGAGGGAGCTGGACGAGGAGGGGATCCGCCGCGTCGTGGACGGCTTCCGTGACGCGGCCCGGCGCGCGCTGGAGGCGGGCTTCCAGGTGGTGGAGGTGCACGCGGCGCACGGCTACCTCCTGAACGAGTTCATGTCTCCGCTCAGCAACCAGCGCACGGACCGGTACGGCGGCTCCTTCGACAACCGCGTGCGGCTGACGCGCGAGGTGGTCGCCGCGGTGCGCGAGGTGTGGCCGGAGCGGCTTCCGCTCTTCGTGCGCATCTCCGCGTCGGACTGGGCGGAGGGCGGGTGGGACGTGGAAGACTCCGTGCAGCTAGCGACCCTCCTGCGCGGCGACGGCGCGGACCTGATCGACTGCTCGTCCGGCGGGCTGGTGCCGAACGCCAAGATCGAGATCGGGCCCGGCTACCAGGTTGGGTTCGCCGAGCGCGTGCGCCGCGATGGCGGCATCCCCACCGCGGCCGTGGGTCTCATCACCGAACCCGAGCAGGCGGACGACATCATCCGCGCCGGCCAGGCCGACCTGGTGCTCCTGGCGCGCGAGCTCCTGCGGCAGCCGCGCTGGCCCCTGCTGGCCGCGCACCGCCTGGGCACCCGCGGCGACTGGCCGAAGCAATACGAGCGGGCACAGCCCCGCTGAGCTCTTCGATCACACGGAGATAAATCGAAATGGCGGAACTGGCGAAGCGCAGGCTGGGAAGCAACGGACCCGAGATCACGCGCGTGGGGTTCGGCGCGTGGGCGGTGGGCGGCGGCGGGTGGGCCTTCGGATGGGGGCCGCAGGACGACGAGGACTCACTGCGGGCCATGCGCCACGCCGTGGAGCGGGGCGTCAACTGGATCGACACGGCTGCGGTGTACGGCCTGGGGCACTCGGAGGAGGTGGTCGGCCGCCTGCTGCGCGACTTCGGCGAGGGCGACCGGCCGCTCGTCTTCACCAAGTGCGGGCTGGCCTGGGACGAGAGCAACCCCATGGCCCCGCCGCAGCGCACGCTGCAGCCGCACTCCATCCGCCGCGAGTGCGAGGCATCGCTGCGCCGCCTCGGCGTGGAGACGATCGACCTCTACCAGTTCCACTGGCCGGATGAGACGGGGACGCCGGTGGAGGACTCCTGGGCCGAGATGCTCCGCCTGGTCGACGAGGGGAAGGTGCGCTGGGCCGGCGTCTCCAACTTCGACACGGAGCTGTTGGAGCGCTGCGACAGCCTTCGCCACGTGGACTCGCTGCAGCCCTCGTTCTCGCTGATCCGGCGCGACGCCGCGGGGGCCGAGATACCGTGGTCCCTGGAGCACGAGACGGGGGTGATCGTCTACAGCCCCATGCAATCCGGCCTCCTCACCGACCGCTGGTCGATGGAGCGCGTCAACACCCTGGCCGAGGACGACTGGCGCCGCGGCTCGGCCGACTTCCAGATGCCCAACGTGGAGCGCAACCTCGCCCTCCGCGATGCGCTGGGCCCGATCGCCGAGCGCCAAGACACGAGCGTCGCCTCCATCGCGGTGGCGTGGACGATCGCGTGGCCGGGGGTGACCGCGGCCATCGTCGGCGGGCGCACGCCGGAGCAGGTGGATGGCTGGGTGGGCGCCGCCAACATCGACCTCACCCGCGAGGACCTGGACGAGATCGCCGGCGCCATCAACCGCACCGGCGCAGGCACCGGCCCTCGGACGCCGCGTTGAGGCGCTACGAGGACGGGTTTTCGGGGAGGCGCTCCAGGCGGATGGCGTAGTCGCGGAAGCCGACGGAGCGCCAGAAGTGGCGGCCGGCCTCGTTGGACGCGAGCACGTCCAGGGTCACGCGCGACGTGGGGGGGATGATCTCCCTCAGGAGCAGCTCCATGGCGCGGCGGCCGGCGCCGCGGCCGCGGTGCTCGTGCAGCACGAAGAAATGCCGGATGTACGACGTGTCCTCGTCGACGCTGGCGAGCGTGTAGGCGACGGTGGAGCCGTCCTCCTGGAAGAGGAGCGCCTTGTAGTCCTCGTCCGCCAGCCAGCGGCGCATGCGGGC
Proteins encoded:
- a CDS encoding NADH:flavin oxidoreductase/NADH oxidase; this translates as MPADTDARLFSPLRLREVEFRNRIGVSPMCQYSSEDGFANDWHFVHLGAFATGGAGLVMTEANAVVPEGRISPRDLGIWKDEHVPALRRITDFIHAHGSIAGTQLAHAGRKSSTQVPWEGNGAVAVEDGGWNEVMAPSAVPFTEGYPQPRELDEEGIRRVVDGFRDAARRALEAGFQVVEVHAAHGYLLNEFMSPLSNQRTDRYGGSFDNRVRLTREVVAAVREVWPERLPLFVRISASDWAEGGWDVEDSVQLATLLRGDGADLIDCSSGGLVPNAKIEIGPGYQVGFAERVRRDGGIPTAAVGLITEPEQADDIIRAGQADLVLLARELLRQPRWPLLAAHRLGTRGDWPKQYERAQPR
- a CDS encoding aldo/keto reductase yields the protein MAELAKRRLGSNGPEITRVGFGAWAVGGGGWAFGWGPQDDEDSLRAMRHAVERGVNWIDTAAVYGLGHSEEVVGRLLRDFGEGDRPLVFTKCGLAWDESNPMAPPQRTLQPHSIRRECEASLRRLGVETIDLYQFHWPDETGTPVEDSWAEMLRLVDEGKVRWAGVSNFDTELLERCDSLRHVDSLQPSFSLIRRDAAGAEIPWSLEHETGVIVYSPMQSGLLTDRWSMERVNTLAEDDWRRGSADFQMPNVERNLALRDALGPIAERQDTSVASIAVAWTIAWPGVTAAIVGGRTPEQVDGWVGAANIDLTREDLDEIAGAINRTGAGTGPRTPR
- a CDS encoding GNAT family N-acetyltransferase → MEYRYAVESDAPFLAEINRQLIEDEWDGGGMSLERLEARMRRWLADEDYKALLFQEDGSTVAYTLASVDEDTSYIRHFFVLHEHRGRGAGRRAMELLLREIIPPTSRVTLDVLASNEAGRHFWRSVGFRDYAIRLERLPENPSS